From a region of the Methylomonas rapida genome:
- a CDS encoding HU family DNA-binding protein — MNKSELIDSIAQHANLTKAEAGKALDGLIHSIENTLKQGDSVALVGFGTFELKHRGERKGRNPQTGAEITIAAATVPSFKPGKALKEAVNG; from the coding sequence ATGAACAAATCCGAATTGATCGATAGCATTGCCCAACACGCCAATCTGACCAAAGCCGAGGCCGGCAAAGCCTTGGACGGCTTGATCCATAGCATCGAAAACACACTGAAACAAGGCGATAGCGTAGCCTTGGTGGGGTTTGGCACGTTTGAACTCAAACACCGAGGCGAACGCAAAGGCCGCAATCCACAAACCGGCGCCGAAATCACCATAGCGGCGGCGACCGTGCCGAGTTTCAAACCTGGCAAGGCCTTGAAGGAAGCTGTCAACGGATAA
- a CDS encoding LPXTG cell wall anchor domain-containing protein: protein MQASEWFGLLFGVLLAGSGYFSIKRKRSSHTQYGRFEGQGAINVGHFWLVLGLIFIAGTLFDIPIFNSLIGFILESRRY, encoded by the coding sequence ATGCAAGCGAGCGAATGGTTCGGTTTATTGTTTGGCGTGCTATTGGCCGGCAGCGGGTATTTTTCCATCAAAAGAAAACGCTCCTCACACACCCAGTACGGCCGTTTTGAAGGACAGGGCGCCATAAATGTGGGCCATTTCTGGCTGGTGCTGGGCTTGATTTTTATTGCCGGCACCTTGTTTGATATTCCGATTTTCAACTCATTGATCGGATTTATCCTGGAAAGCCGGCGTTATTGA
- a CDS encoding lysozyme inhibitor LprI family protein, with protein MNFQMTDRAYRVCALLLLLSQSASAADAELNPEFSICMDQSGGGTMSMIDCMGQESERQDVRLNRVYKTLMDTLPATRKTALRDAQRAWLKYREANCDFYYEPDGGTMARLQVNDCFMTETAKRAKELEDIQSMKEHL; from the coding sequence ATGAATTTTCAAATGACAGATCGAGCATACCGCGTCTGCGCCTTGTTGCTGCTATTGAGTCAATCGGCTTCTGCCGCCGATGCCGAACTTAATCCTGAGTTTTCCATCTGCATGGACCAGTCTGGGGGCGGAACGATGAGCATGATCGACTGCATGGGTCAGGAAAGTGAACGTCAAGATGTCAGGCTTAATCGAGTCTACAAGACTTTGATGGACACACTTCCGGCAACGCGTAAAACAGCCTTGCGAGATGCACAACGGGCTTGGCTGAAATACCGGGAGGCGAACTGCGATTTTTACTACGAACCCGATGGTGGAACGATGGCTCGTCTACAAGTCAACGATTGTTTCATGACCGAAACGGCCAAACGAGCGAAGGAACTTGAGGATATTCAGTCGATGAAAGAACATTTATGA
- a CDS encoding metal-dependent hydrolase — protein sequence MPIQEAKLLAATHAAFSTVLYLGGAAVFEYQAEPVDWALAVLFSFMPDIDIPTSRVGRPLFFLSVPLEKRFGHRTITHSFIGFGGLAVLLSPLYFSHPAYFWAMLGGYWSHIQIDMGNIRGVDLFWPSPIRVVMPGKIKYRLEVGSKAEMILLCALLVFCVGLYPISNMGLRGGLHQLLKDFDIAYDEFVEVQGTHWYTLELKAIDNLTLEHIECTCPVLGAWQNGLIVDYHGKARSVGKSQMHHNLYPIDAVLIQGEPLRVISQRVNLQGRSLRWLVDHLQASHAYYLLGELYVDADKVVNVSQIETYHPVLWGGDKVKLHYAKVEDLRDYLNLTAIRGEAVVQFWLWPGDEAVELRFDGGTGKVETPGVLEGMF from the coding sequence GTGCCTATCCAGGAGGCAAAGCTGTTAGCCGCCACCCATGCCGCCTTTTCCACCGTGCTGTATCTGGGCGGCGCGGCGGTGTTCGAGTACCAGGCGGAACCCGTGGACTGGGCGCTGGCCGTGCTGTTCTCCTTCATGCCCGATATCGACATCCCCACCTCGCGGGTAGGCCGACCGCTTTTTTTTCTCTCGGTGCCGCTGGAAAAACGCTTCGGCCATCGTACTATCACCCATTCCTTTATCGGCTTTGGCGGCCTGGCCGTGCTGCTGTCGCCGCTGTATTTTTCCCATCCCGCTTATTTTTGGGCGATGCTCGGCGGCTACTGGTCGCACATCCAGATCGACATGGGCAACATCCGCGGCGTGGATTTGTTCTGGCCATCGCCGATCCGCGTGGTCATGCCCGGCAAGATCAAATACCGGCTGGAAGTCGGCAGCAAGGCGGAAATGATCCTGTTGTGCGCGCTGCTGGTGTTCTGCGTCGGACTGTATCCCATCAGCAATATGGGCCTGCGCGGCGGCCTGCATCAATTGCTCAAGGACTTCGATATCGCCTACGACGAGTTCGTCGAGGTGCAAGGGACGCATTGGTACACGCTGGAACTCAAAGCCATCGACAACCTGACCCTGGAGCATATCGAATGCACCTGCCCGGTGCTGGGCGCCTGGCAGAACGGCCTGATCGTCGACTACCACGGCAAGGCCCGCTCGGTGGGCAAGAGCCAGATGCACCACAACCTGTACCCGATCGATGCGGTGCTGATCCAGGGCGAGCCGTTACGCGTGATCTCGCAGCGGGTGAACCTGCAAGGTCGCTCGTTGCGCTGGCTGGTCGACCACCTGCAAGCCAGCCACGCCTATTACCTGCTGGGCGAGCTCTACGTCGACGCCGACAAGGTGGTCAACGTCAGCCAGATCGAAACCTACCATCCGGTGCTGTGGGGCGGCGACAAGGTCAAGCTGCATTACGCCAAGGTCGAGGACTTGCGCGACTACCTGAACCTGACCGCAATCCGGGGCGAGGCAGTGGTGCAGTTTTGGCTTTGGCCGGGGGATGAGGCGGTGGAGTTGAGGTTTGATGGCGGGACGGGCAAGGTCGAGACGCCGGGTGTGTTGGAGGGGATGTTTTAA
- a CDS encoding GNAT family N-acetyltransferase: MDSQHYQIRNMTHDEVSLAIDWAASEGWNPGLQDQDSFFAADETGFLLGLLNGNPIACISAVKYEHDFGFIGFYLVKPEFRGHGYGLKIWQAAMNALAGRTVGLDGVLSQQDNYKKYGFQLAYPNIRYQGLSAVFSVPPSSAVVELLSRNEEEINQFDRHIFSKARRVFLANWLRQPGSTALAYLEDNRLAGYGVARPCRVGYKIGPLFAKTPEQAEQLFLSLISSLPHRTSYFLDIPSINSHAVDLVNRHAMQPVFETARMYLGQAPAVPIEYVYGVTSFELG; the protein is encoded by the coding sequence GTGGATAGTCAGCATTACCAGATTCGTAACATGACCCATGATGAAGTGAGCTTGGCCATTGATTGGGCGGCCAGTGAAGGTTGGAACCCAGGCTTACAAGATCAGGACAGTTTCTTTGCGGCGGATGAGACAGGCTTTTTGCTTGGCCTGTTGAACGGCAATCCGATTGCCTGCATTTCCGCGGTGAAATACGAGCATGATTTTGGTTTCATTGGGTTTTATCTAGTCAAGCCCGAGTTTCGTGGCCATGGTTATGGCCTCAAAATATGGCAAGCCGCCATGAATGCGCTTGCCGGACGGACGGTTGGGCTGGATGGCGTGCTGAGTCAACAGGACAACTACAAAAAGTATGGCTTCCAGTTAGCCTATCCAAACATCCGCTATCAAGGCCTATCGGCCGTATTCAGCGTTCCGCCATCCAGCGCCGTCGTCGAACTACTGTCCCGCAATGAGGAAGAGATCAATCAGTTTGATCGACACATCTTTTCAAAAGCACGTCGCGTCTTTTTGGCGAACTGGCTCAGACAGCCGGGATCTACCGCATTGGCTTACCTCGAAGATAATCGGCTGGCAGGCTACGGCGTGGCGAGACCATGCCGAGTGGGTTACAAAATCGGTCCCTTGTTCGCCAAAACCCCGGAGCAGGCCGAACAATTGTTTTTGTCTTTAATCTCATCATTACCGCACCGCACGAGCTACTTTCTCGATATTCCTTCTATCAATTCGCACGCCGTTGATTTGGTTAATCGCCATGCCATGCAACCGGTTTTCGAGACGGCTCGGATGTATTTAGGTCAGGCGCCGGCGGTTCCCATTGAATACGTTTATGGTGTGACCAGTTTTGAATTAGGTTGA
- the hisC gene encoding histidinol-phosphate transaminase, translated as MPNQPLTSLFRPEILAMSAYHVADASNFIKLDAMENPYGWPEAIQQAWLEHLKDCPMNRYPDPEAKALADALRQSNQIPEQAGILLGNGSDEIIQILQMALSSDATVLAPEPGFVMYKQIALSLGLRYQGVPLLADSFELDMPAMLEAISSLQPALIFLAYPNNPTGNLFDAKTIKQILAAAPGLVVVDEAYAPFADASFMDQLPHHPNLLVMRTVSKLGLAGLRLGFLAGDKSILEQLNKIRLPYNINCLTQETARFALEHQQFLLEQTQTICQQRTEVLAALQKIHDIKAYPSSANFILFKTLEKSANAVFDSLKQQGILIKNLSSQGGLMGNCLRVTIGKPEENQAFLAALQYALNNTP; from the coding sequence ATGCCAAACCAGCCACTTACATCCCTATTCCGCCCCGAAATTCTCGCCATGTCGGCCTATCATGTCGCCGATGCCAGCAATTTTATTAAACTCGATGCGATGGAAAATCCTTACGGTTGGCCCGAGGCCATTCAGCAAGCCTGGCTGGAGCATTTGAAAGATTGCCCAATGAATCGCTACCCGGACCCGGAAGCCAAAGCCTTGGCGGACGCCTTGCGTCAAAGCAATCAAATACCGGAACAAGCGGGGATTTTATTGGGCAATGGCTCGGATGAAATCATCCAGATTCTGCAAATGGCTCTGTCTAGCGACGCTACCGTACTCGCACCGGAACCCGGCTTTGTCATGTACAAACAAATCGCCCTCAGCCTTGGGCTGCGCTATCAAGGCGTGCCACTTTTAGCTGACAGCTTCGAGCTGGACATGCCCGCCATGCTGGAAGCCATATCCAGCCTGCAACCCGCTCTGATTTTCCTGGCTTATCCGAACAATCCGACCGGCAATTTGTTCGATGCAAAAACCATCAAGCAGATTCTTGCGGCCGCTCCTGGCCTGGTCGTGGTCGACGAGGCTTATGCCCCCTTCGCCGATGCCAGTTTCATGGATCAACTGCCTCATCACCCTAATCTATTGGTCATGCGCACGGTTTCCAAGCTGGGTTTGGCGGGCTTGCGCCTGGGCTTTCTCGCCGGAGATAAGTCCATCCTGGAGCAGTTGAATAAAATACGCCTGCCTTACAACATCAACTGCCTAACCCAAGAAACGGCCCGCTTTGCGCTGGAGCATCAACAATTTTTGCTGGAACAGACTCAAACGATTTGCCAGCAACGCACTGAAGTTTTAGCCGCCTTGCAAAAGATTCATGACATCAAGGCCTACCCGAGTTCAGCGAATTTCATCCTGTTCAAAACCCTGGAAAAATCAGCGAACGCCGTGTTCGACTCGTTGAAACAGCAAGGCATTTTGATCAAGAATTTGTCATCCCAGGGCGGCTTGATGGGCAACTGCCTGCGGGTGACGATAGGCAAGCCGGAAGAAAACCAGGCTTTCCTTGCAGCACTGCAGTACGCCCTGAATAATACGCCCTAG
- the petA gene encoding ubiquinol-cytochrome c reductase iron-sulfur subunit: protein MIQEGVDTSKRQFLTTALSVVGAVGAGYLAVPFLSQMQPSAKAMAAGAPVEVDLSKMEPGQLIRVAWRGKPVWILNRTPEVISTLSTLDSKLADPMSNESNQPEYAKNSLRSIKPEIFVAVGLCTHLGCSPTFRPEIAPSDLGEDWKGGFFCPCHGSWFDLAGRVYRGVPAPTNLEIPPYRYVKDTLIIIGEDTEASAA, encoded by the coding sequence ATGATTCAAGAAGGCGTCGATACTTCAAAGCGCCAATTCCTAACCACCGCGCTATCGGTGGTTGGGGCCGTCGGGGCCGGCTACCTGGCCGTCCCATTTCTTTCCCAAATGCAACCCAGCGCCAAAGCCATGGCCGCCGGCGCCCCTGTTGAAGTCGACCTCAGCAAGATGGAACCGGGCCAATTGATCCGCGTTGCTTGGCGCGGCAAGCCCGTCTGGATTTTAAACCGTACCCCGGAAGTCATTTCCACGTTGTCCACCTTGGACAGCAAACTGGCTGACCCCATGTCCAACGAATCCAATCAGCCCGAGTACGCCAAAAACTCGCTGCGCTCTATCAAGCCGGAAATTTTTGTCGCCGTTGGTCTGTGTACCCATCTTGGCTGCTCGCCAACGTTCCGCCCTGAAATTGCTCCTAGCGATTTAGGCGAAGACTGGAAAGGCGGTTTCTTTTGCCCCTGCCACGGCTCCTGGTTCGACCTTGCCGGCAGGGTCTACCGTGGAGTACCCGCCCCTACCAATCTCGAGATCCCTCCTTACCGTTACGTTAAGGACACCTTGATCATCATTGGCGAAGACACCGAGGCAAGCGCAGCATGA
- a CDS encoding cytochrome b — protein MKERMNQCSNWLQERFPISDLWNEHMAHYYAPKNFNIWYFFGSLALFVLVNQFITGILLTINYKPDAKLAFDSVEYIMRDVNWGWLVRYMHSTGASAFFIVVYLHMFRGLVYGSFKQPRELIWIFGMLIFVCLMAEAFMGYLLPWGQMSYWGAQVIISLFSAIPVVGDELSLWIRGDYVVADATLNRFFAFHVIAVPLVLLILVFLHIVALHEVGSNNPDGIEIKENLNWKGHPVDGIPFHPYYTVKDIVGVGVFMFFFATVIFYMPEMGGYFLEHANFIPADPLKTPEHIAPVWYFTPFYAILRAVPDKFAGVIAMGGAIVVLFMLPWLDRSPVKSIRYRGGIFKKAVLLFVIAFLGLGYLGTQPATPGATTVARILTAIYFGFFLLMPLYTRWEKTKPVPERLTEQPTLEDRIPALKALVDEVVTTETTPGVLGSTVVKRRPNYAGIKAVLIRFAKNLKESLD, from the coding sequence ATGAAAGAGAGAATGAATCAATGCAGCAACTGGCTGCAGGAGCGTTTCCCAATCTCCGATTTGTGGAACGAACACATGGCGCATTACTACGCGCCGAAAAACTTCAATATCTGGTATTTTTTCGGTTCGCTGGCCTTGTTTGTCCTGGTCAACCAGTTCATCACCGGCATTTTATTGACGATCAACTATAAACCGGATGCGAAACTGGCGTTCGACTCGGTCGAATACATCATGCGCGACGTCAACTGGGGTTGGCTGGTGCGCTACATGCATTCCACCGGCGCTTCGGCGTTCTTCATCGTCGTCTACCTGCACATGTTCCGTGGCCTGGTTTACGGTTCGTTCAAGCAACCGCGCGAATTGATCTGGATCTTCGGCATGCTGATCTTCGTCTGTCTGATGGCCGAAGCCTTCATGGGCTATCTGCTGCCTTGGGGACAGATGTCCTACTGGGGCGCGCAAGTCATCATCTCGCTGTTCAGCGCGATTCCGGTGGTGGGCGACGAATTGTCCTTGTGGATTCGCGGTGACTACGTGGTAGCCGACGCCACCTTGAACCGCTTCTTTGCCTTCCACGTCATTGCCGTGCCGCTGGTGCTGCTGATTCTGGTGTTTCTGCACATCGTCGCGTTGCACGAAGTGGGCTCAAACAACCCTGACGGCATCGAAATCAAGGAAAACCTGAACTGGAAAGGACACCCGGTAGACGGCATCCCTTTCCACCCTTACTACACCGTGAAAGACATCGTCGGCGTCGGCGTATTCATGTTCTTCTTCGCCACGGTCATTTTCTACATGCCGGAAATGGGCGGTTACTTTTTGGAACACGCCAACTTCATCCCGGCCGACCCCTTGAAAACCCCGGAACATATCGCGCCAGTCTGGTATTTCACCCCGTTCTACGCCATCCTGCGCGCGGTACCGGATAAATTCGCCGGCGTCATCGCAATGGGCGGCGCCATCGTGGTGTTGTTCATGCTGCCTTGGCTGGATCGCAGCCCGGTCAAATCGATCCGCTACCGCGGCGGCATTTTCAAAAAAGCCGTACTGTTGTTCGTGATTGCCTTCCTGGGCTTGGGCTACTTGGGCACGCAACCGGCCACGCCCGGCGCCACCACCGTTGCCCGTATCCTGACTGCTATTTACTTTGGCTTCTTCTTGCTGATGCCGCTTTACACCCGCTGGGAAAAAACCAAACCGGTGCCGGAACGCCTGACAGAGCAACCGACCCTGGAAGACCGCATTCCAGCACTGAAGGCTTTGGTCGATGAAGTGGTCACGACCGAAACCACGCCGGGCGTATTGGGCTCAACCGTTGTCAAAAGAAGACCGAATTATGCAGGCATCAAAGCCGTCTTGATTCGTTTTGCCAAAAACTTGAAAGAGAGCCTGGATTAA
- a CDS encoding cytochrome c1 has protein sequence MKKVLYTLLLLLPLTAGASGGGIELESADIDLSDSASLERGAKHYVTYCLGCHSAKHIRYKRIALDLKLDEGEILKNVAPLGAGIYDQMHSAMNGHDAEKWFGTTPPDLSLIARSRGADWLYSYLKGFYSEPGKPTGVNNAIFKDVAMPNVFWQLQGTQTAVTKIVDGQEVITDLKLVEAGQLSPEEFDKLVNDLVNFLVYVGEPVQLERQQMGKYVLFFILMFIALAYLLKKEYWKDVH, from the coding sequence ATGAAAAAAGTTCTTTACACCCTTTTACTGTTGCTGCCTTTGACTGCCGGCGCGAGCGGCGGCGGCATCGAATTGGAATCGGCCGACATCGACCTATCGGATAGCGCCTCGCTCGAACGAGGTGCCAAGCATTACGTAACCTATTGCCTAGGCTGCCACTCGGCCAAGCATATTCGTTACAAACGCATCGCCCTCGATTTGAAACTGGATGAAGGCGAGATCCTGAAAAACGTCGCCCCCCTGGGTGCGGGCATTTACGACCAAATGCACTCGGCCATGAACGGCCATGACGCGGAAAAATGGTTTGGTACCACACCACCCGACCTGTCGCTGATCGCCCGTTCGCGCGGCGCCGACTGGCTGTATAGCTACCTGAAGGGCTTCTACAGCGAACCCGGCAAGCCTACCGGCGTCAACAACGCCATCTTCAAAGACGTAGCGATGCCTAACGTGTTTTGGCAACTGCAGGGCACGCAAACAGCCGTGACCAAAATCGTCGACGGCCAGGAAGTCATCACGGACTTGAAACTGGTGGAAGCAGGACAATTATCGCCGGAGGAGTTCGACAAACTGGTCAACGACTTGGTGAATTTCCTGGTTTATGTCGGCGAACCCGTGCAACTGGAGAGACAGCAAATGGGTAAATATGTGCTGTTCTTCATCCTGATGTTCATCGCGCTGGCTTATCTGCTGAAAAAAGAATACTGGAAAGACGTTCACTAG
- a CDS encoding glutathione S-transferase N-terminal domain-containing protein yields the protein MILFTSANCIMSHCVRLVVHEKGVPADIEYFDPNDPPEDLIELNPHGNSPTFIERDLVLFDARIIMEYLDERFPHPALHQMDPIARANARMRINRIDREWYPLLEEVQIHGDKKAAKAKKMLKESLMAAAPAFEATPYFCSEEYSLIDCAMAPFLWRLPSIGIEITSLGKGITAYANRLFSRKAFQDSLTREEKELMPTSK from the coding sequence ATGATTCTGTTTACCTCCGCGAATTGCATCATGAGTCACTGTGTCCGCCTCGTCGTCCATGAAAAAGGCGTCCCAGCCGACATAGAATATTTCGACCCTAATGACCCCCCCGAAGATTTGATTGAACTCAACCCGCACGGTAACTCGCCTACTTTTATAGAACGAGACTTGGTGTTATTCGATGCGCGCATCATCATGGAATACCTGGACGAGCGTTTTCCCCATCCGGCACTGCATCAAATGGACCCGATCGCGCGCGCCAATGCCCGCATGCGCATCAATCGCATAGACCGTGAGTGGTACCCTTTGCTGGAAGAAGTACAGATTCACGGCGACAAGAAAGCCGCCAAAGCCAAGAAAATGCTCAAGGAAAGCCTGATGGCCGCCGCGCCGGCTTTCGAAGCCACGCCTTATTTCTGCAGTGAAGAATATTCGTTGATCGATTGCGCGATGGCCCCGTTCTTGTGGCGCCTGCCCAGCATCGGCATAGAGATTACCAGCCTAGGCAAAGGCATCACCGCTTACGCCAACCGTTTGTTCTCGCGCAAGGCTTTTCAAGACAGCCTGACGCGTGAAGAAAAAGAACTCATGCCAACAAGCAAATGA
- a CDS encoding ClpXP protease specificity-enhancing factor encodes MTPLKPYLIRSIYEWITDNNLTPHLLVNAEYPGVNLPMDFVEDGRIVLNVRPEAIQGLMLGNDEIQFNARFSGKPMRINAPIQAILAIYAKENGRGMVFDPEEIDDEPPPPPEPETKPAHKPQLRVVK; translated from the coding sequence ATGACACCTCTCAAACCTTACCTGATTAGATCCATCTATGAATGGATCACCGACAACAATCTGACTCCCCACTTGCTGGTCAATGCGGAATATCCCGGCGTCAATTTGCCGATGGACTTCGTTGAAGACGGCCGCATCGTATTGAACGTCCGCCCCGAAGCAATTCAAGGACTGATGCTTGGCAACGATGAAATCCAATTCAACGCCCGTTTTTCCGGCAAGCCGATGCGCATCAACGCACCCATTCAAGCCATCCTGGCGATTTACGCCAAAGAAAATGGCAGAGGCATGGTGTTCGACCCGGAAGAAATAGACGACGAGCCCCCACCGCCGCCCGAACCCGAAACCAAACCAGCGCACAAACCACAACTCAGAGTGGTCAAGTAG
- a CDS encoding 4a-hydroxytetrahydrobiopterin dehydratase, with the protein MTHDIQAPMSDAEIMARLETELPHWYYENGWIRRKIKTSGWKATLMVVNTVGHLAEKAWHHPDLTVSYAFVIVKLVTHAAKGVTEKDFALAKKIEEVVLWDAATESAGVFEGTPDDPRFKYIKKD; encoded by the coding sequence ATGACTCATGACATTCAAGCACCGATGTCCGACGCCGAAATCATGGCTCGGCTCGAAACCGAACTACCGCATTGGTATTATGAAAACGGCTGGATACGCCGCAAGATCAAGACCAGCGGCTGGAAAGCCACGTTGATGGTCGTCAACACCGTGGGCCATTTGGCGGAAAAAGCCTGGCATCATCCGGACTTGACCGTGTCCTATGCCTTCGTGATCGTCAAACTGGTCACCCATGCCGCCAAAGGCGTTACCGAAAAGGACTTTGCATTGGCCAAAAAAATCGAAGAAGTCGTGCTATGGGATGCCGCAACCGAATCCGCCGGCGTCTTCGAAGGCACGCCCGACGATCCCCGTTTCAAATACATCAAAAAAGATTGA
- a CDS encoding formylmethanofuran dehydrogenase subunit B: MTEITEVPSPFCGIGTDDLSIQVDGIHLKVTANGCAVNTPAFEQAIGDTSPRIAGQETDLETAIQKAAEILRDTQQPVIGGCATDVNGMRALLALADKTGAVVDNINFNAARRNLLAMQDSGWMNTTLSEVKNRCDLLLIIGTDPEVFAPRFFEHFLWNEHSMFLESTDQREVIYLGKTPTGKAATSPSGKSPSVIPCEDADLPDVVAVLSALIKNRPIQVETVGNITVTELQAIAEKLRSARYGVVLWSGGKLTFDHAELTVQTICNIVKDINLQDTRCSGLPLGGKDGDYTANQVCGWTTGYPARINFARGYPEYDPFLYDSQTMIANGEADALLWVHAYNSAATPPQTKLPTIVIGRSGMQFEQEPDVFIPIGTPGIDHAGHVYRMDSVVALRLKKLRDAGLPSTADVLHAIEQAL, from the coding sequence ATGACTGAAATCACCGAGGTACCCAGCCCGTTCTGCGGTATCGGCACCGACGACCTGAGCATTCAGGTGGACGGCATCCATTTAAAAGTCACCGCCAACGGTTGCGCGGTCAATACACCGGCGTTCGAACAAGCGATTGGCGATACCAGTCCGCGTATCGCCGGGCAAGAAACGGATTTAGAAACAGCAATCCAAAAAGCCGCCGAGATCCTGCGCGACACCCAGCAACCCGTCATCGGCGGCTGCGCGACCGACGTGAACGGCATGCGCGCCCTGCTGGCCTTGGCCGACAAAACCGGAGCCGTTGTCGACAATATCAATTTCAACGCCGCCCGACGCAATCTGCTGGCGATGCAGGACTCCGGCTGGATGAACACCACTCTGTCAGAGGTGAAGAACCGCTGCGATCTGCTGTTGATCATCGGCACTGACCCTGAAGTATTTGCACCGCGTTTTTTCGAACACTTCCTGTGGAACGAACACTCGATGTTCCTTGAAAGCACCGACCAGCGTGAAGTGATTTATCTCGGCAAAACGCCGACAGGCAAGGCTGCGACATCGCCATCAGGCAAAAGCCCTAGCGTAATACCCTGTGAAGATGCGGATTTACCCGACGTTGTCGCCGTGCTATCGGCATTGATTAAGAATCGTCCCATACAAGTCGAAACGGTCGGCAATATTACGGTTACTGAATTACAAGCCATAGCCGAGAAATTACGCAGCGCACGTTATGGCGTTGTCCTATGGAGTGGCGGCAAGTTAACCTTCGATCATGCAGAACTGACCGTACAAACGATCTGCAATATCGTCAAAGACATCAACTTGCAAGATACCCGCTGTTCCGGCTTGCCATTGGGCGGCAAGGATGGCGATTACACGGCCAATCAGGTTTGCGGCTGGACGACCGGCTACCCAGCCCGAATCAATTTCGCCAGAGGCTATCCAGAATATGACCCATTTCTTTACGATAGCCAGACCATGATCGCCAACGGCGAAGCCGATGCTTTGCTATGGGTACATGCTTACAATTCGGCGGCGACGCCACCGCAAACCAAGTTGCCGACCATAGTGATTGGCCGTTCGGGCATGCAATTCGAACAAGAACCCGACGTCTTCATTCCGATCGGCACACCAGGCATCGATCATGCCGGTCATGTGTATCGCATGGACAGCGTAGTGGCTTTGCGACTGAAAAAACTGCGCGACGCCGGTTTGCCCAGCACCGCCGACGTACTGCACGCCATCGAACAAGCTCTTTAG